A window of the Ammoniphilus oxalaticus genome harbors these coding sequences:
- a CDS encoding phosphatidate cytidylyltransferase: MTKRIITGAIGGIGFLSLLYLGGTAYGVLLFFIVFLGFYEWLRMNSIHIWDISSIIGFIFTIYYFLPTRFYGGPTIEAVLLEVLLLLLVPVMTKNKSSIHEVAYILLGSLYLGTSFHLMMETRLLTEGFAITLTILIAVWTTDSAAYFVGKAIGKHKLWPAISPNKTIEGSLGGIVFAIVFVAVVNLFVGGATFFHAILIALTVAISGQLGDLVESAVKRALDVKDSGRILPGHGGILDRFDSLIFVFPVLYLFTLI, from the coding sequence TTGACAAAAAGAATTATAACGGGGGCGATAGGGGGAATTGGATTCCTTTCCCTCCTTTATCTTGGAGGAACGGCTTACGGAGTCCTCCTTTTTTTCATCGTTTTTTTAGGCTTTTATGAATGGTTACGTATGAATAGCATACATATTTGGGACATATCTTCTATCATAGGTTTTATATTTACGATCTATTATTTTTTACCAACCCGTTTCTACGGTGGACCGACAATCGAAGCGGTCCTGTTGGAGGTGCTGCTCCTTCTACTCGTTCCCGTCATGACAAAAAACAAGAGCTCCATTCATGAAGTGGCTTACATCTTGTTGGGCTCCCTTTATTTAGGAACATCTTTTCATTTAATGATGGAGACCAGGTTGCTAACGGAAGGATTCGCTATTACATTAACGATCTTAATTGCCGTTTGGACAACCGATTCTGCCGCATATTTTGTTGGTAAAGCAATTGGAAAACATAAGCTTTGGCCAGCGATTAGTCCGAATAAAACGATTGAAGGTTCGTTAGGCGGTATTGTTTTTGCGATTGTTTTTGTGGCGGTGGTCAATTTGTTCGTTGGCGGAGCAACTTTTTTCCATGCCATCTTAATTGCGTTAACTGTGGCGATAAGCGGACAGTTGGGAGATTTGGTTGAATCGGCTGTGAAACGGGCATTGGATGTAAAAGATTCTGGAAGAATCTTACCGGGGCATGGGGGGATCTTGGACCGTTTCGATAGTCTAATCTTTGTTTTCCCGGTGCTCTATCTTTTCACGTTAATCTAA
- a CDS encoding 1-deoxy-D-xylulose-5-phosphate reductoisomerase, whose product MKHISILGSTGSIGKQTLDVVREHPDLFRVVGLAASNNWEELLEQIREHKPLIVSVATKELADRIKLNCPSDVTVLYGQEGACEVAIHPECNFVLSAIVGSAGLFPTLQAIEAGKTIGLANKETLVTAGHIVMDKAKEHNVTIIPVDSEHSAIFQCLQGEDVTSVKRVILTASGGSFRDLSRDDLKQVTVEQALNHPNWKMGEKITIDSATMMNKGLEVIEAHWLFGLTFEQIDCALHRESIIHSLVEYHDSALIAQLGTPDMRVPIQYALTFPKRVTLQTPPLDFSKLLSLQFEPVDFERYPALKLAYECGRAGGTMPTVLNAANEIMVERFLNGEIPFLDIESRIEAVLAKHVKSAQPSLEEILTVDQWARNEASGV is encoded by the coding sequence TTGAAGCATATTTCGATCCTCGGATCAACTGGATCTATCGGGAAACAGACGCTTGACGTTGTTCGGGAACATCCAGATTTATTTCGTGTTGTAGGTTTAGCGGCGAGTAATAATTGGGAAGAGTTATTAGAGCAGATTCGGGAGCACAAGCCGCTGATTGTTTCCGTAGCAACGAAGGAGTTAGCGGATCGGATAAAGCTCAACTGCCCATCGGACGTGACAGTGCTATACGGCCAAGAAGGGGCTTGTGAAGTGGCTATACACCCTGAATGTAACTTTGTACTCTCAGCAATTGTTGGCAGCGCAGGTCTATTTCCGACACTACAAGCCATTGAAGCGGGTAAAACAATTGGTTTAGCGAACAAAGAAACGCTGGTGACAGCGGGTCATATTGTCATGGACAAGGCCAAGGAGCACAATGTAACGATTATTCCTGTAGATAGTGAACATTCAGCTATTTTTCAATGTTTACAAGGTGAAGATGTAACATCTGTCAAGCGTGTCATCCTAACTGCGTCCGGCGGTTCTTTCCGAGACCTATCCAGAGATGATCTAAAGCAGGTGACGGTTGAGCAAGCGTTAAATCATCCCAATTGGAAAATGGGCGAGAAAATTACGATTGATTCCGCTACAATGATGAACAAAGGACTCGAAGTGATCGAGGCGCATTGGTTATTTGGGCTTACGTTCGAACAAATTGATTGCGCGCTGCATCGTGAAAGCATTATTCATTCTTTAGTGGAATATCATGATTCCGCGCTGATCGCTCAATTAGGCACGCCTGATATGCGCGTTCCGATTCAATATGCATTAACTTTTCCAAAGCGGGTTACGTTACAAACGCCGCCATTAGATTTTTCCAAGCTACTTTCGTTGCAGTTTGAACCCGTTGATTTCGAACGCTATCCCGCGTTGAAACTTGCTTACGAATGCGGGCGAGCAGGAGGAACGATGCCGACTGTTTTGAATGCCGCGAATGAAATTATGGTCGAGCGATTTTTAAATGGAGAAATTCCCTTTCTGGATATAGAAAGTCGAATTGAAGCGGTGCTAGCCAAACACGTGAAAAGCGCGCAACCGTCTTTAGAAGAAATTTTAACTGTGGATCAATGGGCTCGAAACGAAGCAAGCGGCGTCTAA
- the rseP gene encoding RIP metalloprotease RseP, with protein sequence MFKVIAIIIVFGVLVFFHELGHLLLAKRAGILCREFAIGMGPKLFSIKKGETTYTLRLLPIGGFVRMAGEDPEVVKINPGQEVGIIVEGDKVSKIIVDQLQSYPQAEVVTVEKIDLEQELILEGNLAGEYKTWKIDPAAYLINQGQEFQIAPWNRQFGSKTLGQRAAAIFAGPAANFILAFVLLLIMGLSYGTPTNEPILGKLSEDGPAQAAGLAQGDRILSIDGKEMHSWEEIVAIVSQAPDQELELIIEREHEQATLTLTTDNMENVGKIGVYQPISKDPTKSVKFAGDTTWEFSTMLFKGLGMLFTGKVSLDELSGPVGISKFTYEAAEQGVGFLLQWAALLSINLGIVNLLPLPALDGGRLVFLLLEGLRGRPIDPQKEGMVHFLGFAFLMLLILVITWNDIQRFFF encoded by the coding sequence ATGTTCAAAGTTATCGCGATTATTATTGTTTTTGGCGTCCTTGTTTTCTTCCATGAGCTTGGACACTTATTATTAGCGAAACGCGCAGGAATTTTATGCCGCGAATTCGCAATCGGGATGGGCCCTAAATTATTTTCGATAAAAAAGGGTGAAACCACCTACACCCTTCGCTTGTTACCGATCGGCGGGTTCGTCAGAATGGCGGGTGAAGATCCGGAAGTTGTAAAAATCAACCCTGGACAAGAAGTCGGGATTATAGTGGAAGGCGATAAAGTCAGCAAAATCATCGTTGATCAATTACAGTCTTACCCACAGGCTGAAGTGGTAACGGTTGAAAAGATTGATTTGGAGCAAGAACTCATTTTAGAAGGAAACTTGGCTGGCGAATATAAGACCTGGAAGATTGACCCAGCCGCTTACTTAATTAATCAAGGACAAGAATTTCAAATTGCCCCTTGGAATCGACAATTTGGCAGTAAAACGCTTGGCCAACGAGCAGCGGCGATTTTCGCCGGTCCAGCGGCCAACTTTATTTTAGCGTTTGTGTTGCTGTTAATTATGGGCCTTTCCTATGGGACACCAACGAACGAACCGATCTTAGGAAAGTTAAGTGAAGATGGGCCTGCTCAGGCGGCTGGACTTGCCCAAGGTGATCGTATTTTGAGCATTGATGGGAAAGAAATGCATTCGTGGGAAGAGATCGTGGCGATTGTCAGTCAAGCGCCAGATCAAGAGCTTGAGCTAATCATTGAACGTGAACATGAACAAGCAACGCTTACCTTAACGACAGATAACATGGAGAATGTCGGGAAGATAGGAGTTTACCAACCGATTAGTAAGGATCCAACAAAATCTGTGAAATTTGCTGGAGACACGACGTGGGAGTTTTCTACAATGTTATTTAAAGGGCTTGGTATGCTGTTCACGGGTAAAGTGTCGTTAGATGAGCTTTCTGGACCGGTCGGAATCTCCAAGTTTACGTATGAAGCCGCGGAACAAGGGGTTGGATTCTTGTTGCAATGGGCTGCCTTGCTCAGTATTAACTTAGGAATTGTGAACCTGCTGCCACTACCTGCGCTAGATGGAGGCAGATTGGTTTTTCTATTGTTAGAAGGATTGCGCGGTCGTCCGATCGATCCGCAAAAAGAAGGAATGGTTCACTTCCTTGGCTTTGCCTTTTTAATGTTATTAATTTTAGTCATCACCTGGAACGACATTCAAAGATTTTTCTTTTAA
- a CDS encoding proline--tRNA ligase, protein MRQSSLFLPTLREVPSEAEIASHQLMARAGFIRQLVSGVYSYLPLGHRVLRKVKQITREEMDAAGGQEISMPAIQPSELWRETGRWEAYGPELMRLRDRHDREFVLGPTHEEVVTSLARDGIRSYKRLPMNLYQIQTKYRDEVRPRFGVIRAREFIMKDAYSFDLDQEGLDRSYEAMYNAYQRIFTRCGLDFRAVEADAGAIGGKGSHEFMALSEIGEDTIAYCESCNYAANIEKAEVVYRGQAPATEEVAKAEKIHTPAIRTIDQLAEFLDVPATQTIKSLLFKADDQFVLTLVRGDHELNDIKLKNMLDANVVELASEQDVEETLGVPTGFVGPQVSQGRNVKVVADVAVQHIVNGIVGANEIDYHFKNVTPGKDFEVEQYADLRDIEEGDPCPQCGGTIHFARGIEVGHVFKLGTTYSEQMKATFLDEQGKAKPMIMGCYGIGISRTVAAAVEQNHDEHGIIWPVAIAPFHVHIIAVNVKNADQEQVAESLYEQCLAAGFETLLDDRSERAGVKFNDADLIGIPLRITVGGKAKDGIVECKLRKSGEVVEIAQDEVVSYIKETLPSL, encoded by the coding sequence GTGCGTCAATCAAGCTTGTTTCTTCCGACGTTAAGAGAAGTGCCATCGGAAGCGGAAATTGCAAGTCATCAATTAATGGCCAGGGCTGGGTTTATTCGACAGTTGGTTTCTGGCGTTTATTCCTATCTCCCGTTAGGTCATCGCGTATTGCGTAAGGTGAAACAAATTACGCGTGAGGAAATGGATGCGGCAGGGGGACAGGAAATCTCCATGCCTGCGATTCAACCCTCCGAACTGTGGAGGGAGACAGGCAGATGGGAAGCGTACGGACCAGAGTTAATGAGATTGAGAGATCGGCATGATCGGGAATTTGTGCTAGGTCCAACACATGAAGAAGTCGTAACCAGCCTTGCCAGAGACGGTATCCGTTCATATAAAAGGTTGCCAATGAATTTGTATCAGATTCAAACGAAGTATCGGGATGAAGTACGTCCGCGATTCGGTGTCATTCGCGCCCGTGAATTCATTATGAAGGACGCTTATTCGTTTGACTTAGATCAAGAGGGATTGGACCGCAGTTATGAAGCTATGTATAATGCGTATCAACGTATTTTTACGCGATGCGGTTTGGATTTTCGAGCGGTAGAAGCGGATGCTGGCGCAATCGGCGGAAAAGGATCGCATGAGTTTATGGCTTTATCGGAAATCGGAGAAGATACGATTGCTTATTGCGAAAGTTGTAACTACGCAGCCAACATAGAGAAAGCGGAAGTTGTGTATCGTGGACAAGCTCCCGCAACAGAAGAAGTAGCCAAGGCTGAGAAAATTCATACCCCAGCGATTCGAACGATCGATCAGTTGGCAGAGTTTTTAGACGTTCCCGCGACGCAAACGATTAAATCGTTATTATTTAAAGCGGATGATCAATTTGTGCTCACCCTTGTTCGCGGTGATCATGAATTGAATGATATTAAGCTGAAAAACATGTTAGATGCCAACGTAGTTGAACTCGCTTCAGAACAAGATGTTGAAGAGACGCTTGGCGTTCCGACTGGTTTTGTTGGACCGCAAGTCTCGCAAGGGCGGAATGTAAAGGTTGTCGCTGACGTAGCGGTCCAACATATTGTGAATGGAATTGTCGGGGCAAACGAGATCGACTATCACTTTAAAAATGTAACACCAGGTAAAGATTTTGAAGTGGAACAATATGCCGATTTGCGTGATATAGAAGAAGGAGATCCGTGTCCGCAATGCGGCGGGACGATTCATTTCGCGCGCGGCATTGAAGTCGGACATGTGTTCAAGCTAGGGACCACGTACAGTGAGCAGATGAAAGCGACCTTTTTAGATGAGCAAGGGAAAGCTAAGCCAATGATCATGGGCTGTTATGGCATTGGAATTTCTCGGACGGTAGCTGCCGCTGTAGAACAAAATCATGACGAGCATGGCATTATTTGGCCTGTTGCGATTGCGCCGTTCCACGTTCATATTATCGCTGTGAATGTGAAAAATGCGGATCAAGAACAAGTTGCGGAATCACTTTATGAGCAATGTTTAGCCGCTGGATTCGAGACGTTGCTGGATGATCGTTCGGAACGAGCGGGCGTGAAATTTAACGATGCCGATCTGATAGGCATTCCGTTGCGGATTACCGTTGGTGGAAAGGCGAAAGACGGAATCGTTGAATGTAAACTTCGCAAGTCCGGTGAAGTTGTCGAAATTGCGCAAGATGAAGTTGTTTCTTATATCAAAGAAACGTTACCTTCGCTATAA
- a CDS encoding PolC-type DNA polymerase III, translating to MQQRLEQRERFQLLLKQAEIPEEYQTRYFADGIIDRLELSRQNKQWTFHFCLESLLPCPVYRAFLQKLQMTFSHIAVVDCCVSYIEQPDLTHFFEEYWEFIVDELAESLNSLASTLRAAVPIIEGDRIIITVNNEIAGKMMKKKEIDREISHIVEKLIGISLAIEIKVEESEEQYQSFFEETMEEDRTRAMDMLDAMLEQEKQKAQSPVLSESNQEFLIGQRIQDEPVPIQQITEEERRMTVQGQVFISEIRELRSGRSLLTFKMTDYTDSITVKIFSRDKEDLSMMQAVKEGMWVKVRGRIQYDQYIRELALEANDVNLIRPKQREDTAEQKRIELHLHTPMSSMDAITPVKKLVQQAADWGHKAVAITDHAVAQSYPEAYRAGKQAGIKIIFGVEINLVNDGVPLAYSPIDLPLKDATYVVFDVETTGLSAVYNTIIELAAVKVKDGEVIDRFERFANPHEPLTNTIIELTGITDDMLVDAPEVDQVLREFKEFIGDSVLVAHNARFDMGFLNAGLRKMNEAELTNPVVDTLELSRFILPELRNHRLNTLCRHLDVELVSHHRAVYDAEATANVLWKLIQGLEERNVHNLIELNDCRPSEEWKRQRPLHAILLVKNQVGLRNLYILISKAHTEYFHRVPRIPRSELVKHREGLVIGSACERGELFETVMQKPLDEAEEVAKFYDYLEIQPTYYNRHLIEREFVKDEQALQEINRKITQLGQKLNKPVVATGNVHYLEPHEKIYRQILVKGMGGASMLNADKLPDAYFPTTNEFLDEFSYLGEELAHQVVVQGPHQVNEWIEEVHPVPDKLYTPVIEGANEDVERMSYEQARKIYGEDLPDLVEKRLKRELGSIIGHGFAVIYLISHKLVKKSLDDGYLVGSRGSVGSSFVATMMEITEVNPLPPHYVCPNCQYSEFISDGSVASGYDLADKDCVACATPYMKDGHDIPFETFLGFDGDKVPDIDLNFSGDYQSIAHNYTRELFGEKYVYRAGTIGTVADKTAYGFVKKFEEEKELQLKNTEILRLASGCTGVKRTTGQHPGGIIVVPNDMDIYDFSPIQYPADDRESEWKTTHFDFHSIDENLLKLDILGHDDPTMIRMLQDLTGIDPLDIPIDDSKVMGIFSGTEPLGVTPEQIKSKIGSLGIPEFGTRFVRQMLEATGPSTFAELVQISGLSHGTDVWLNNAQELIQNGTCTLKDVIGCRDDIMVYLMYREVEPSMAFRIMESVRRGRGLTPEMEEAMKQNNVPDWYIWSCKQIKYMFPKAHATAYVLMAVRIAYFKVHHPIEYYAAYFTVRAADFDIPTMIRGSAAIRSKIEEVERKGHDASPKERNTQTVLELALEMCERGFHFKNIDLYRSDATQFLVDGDGLLPPFNSLPGVGTNAAINIAKSREAGEFLSIEDLQQRSKVSKTVLEFLEEQGCLEGLPATNQLSLF from the coding sequence ATGCAGCAACGGTTGGAACAAAGGGAGAGGTTTCAACTTCTTTTAAAGCAAGCAGAAATACCGGAAGAATATCAAACGCGCTATTTTGCTGATGGGATTATCGACCGCTTAGAGTTAAGCAGGCAAAACAAGCAATGGACTTTTCATTTTTGTCTAGAAAGTTTGCTTCCTTGTCCGGTTTATCGGGCTTTTCTGCAAAAGCTACAAATGACTTTTTCCCACATCGCAGTTGTCGATTGTTGTGTCTCTTATATAGAACAACCTGATTTAACCCATTTTTTCGAAGAGTATTGGGAGTTTATCGTTGACGAATTGGCTGAAAGCCTAAACTCATTGGCTAGTACGCTGAGGGCCGCTGTACCGATTATTGAAGGGGATCGTATCATCATTACCGTTAACAATGAAATTGCGGGAAAAATGATGAAAAAGAAAGAAATTGATCGTGAGATTTCGCATATAGTAGAAAAATTAATAGGCATTAGCTTGGCGATTGAAATCAAGGTAGAAGAATCGGAAGAACAATACCAGTCTTTCTTTGAAGAAACAATGGAAGAAGATCGGACGCGGGCGATGGATATGCTGGATGCGATGTTAGAACAAGAGAAACAAAAAGCCCAGTCGCCTGTATTGTCAGAGTCAAATCAGGAATTTTTAATCGGACAAAGAATTCAAGATGAACCTGTTCCGATTCAGCAGATCACCGAGGAAGAACGAAGAATGACAGTGCAAGGCCAAGTTTTCATTTCCGAAATCCGAGAGTTAAGAAGTGGACGATCTTTGCTCACATTTAAAATGACAGATTATACGGATTCGATCACCGTTAAAATATTCTCAAGAGATAAAGAAGACTTGTCGATGATGCAAGCAGTCAAAGAGGGGATGTGGGTCAAGGTCCGCGGGCGGATCCAATATGATCAGTATATCCGTGAGTTGGCGCTTGAAGCAAACGACGTAAACTTGATTAGACCAAAACAACGGGAAGATACAGCGGAACAAAAACGGATTGAGTTGCATTTACATACGCCAATGAGTAGTATGGACGCAATCACTCCTGTCAAAAAATTAGTGCAGCAAGCGGCTGATTGGGGACACAAAGCGGTTGCGATCACAGATCACGCCGTCGCGCAAAGTTATCCAGAGGCTTATCGCGCGGGAAAGCAGGCGGGAATTAAAATTATTTTTGGAGTAGAAATAAATCTCGTGAACGACGGGGTGCCACTTGCTTATTCTCCAATCGACCTGCCGCTCAAAGATGCTACCTATGTAGTGTTTGACGTGGAAACAACTGGGCTTTCCGCCGTCTATAATACGATCATCGAATTAGCGGCTGTTAAGGTCAAAGACGGGGAAGTGATCGACCGCTTTGAACGATTTGCAAATCCCCATGAACCGTTAACGAATACGATCATTGAATTAACAGGGATTACGGATGATATGCTCGTTGACGCCCCGGAAGTCGATCAAGTCTTGCGTGAATTCAAGGAGTTTATTGGGGATTCTGTGCTCGTTGCTCACAATGCTCGTTTCGATATGGGCTTTTTAAATGCGGGGTTGCGAAAAATGAATGAAGCGGAACTAACAAATCCGGTTGTTGACACGTTGGAATTGTCGCGCTTCATTCTCCCAGAATTACGTAATCACCGTTTGAATACGTTATGTAGGCATCTCGATGTCGAATTGGTTAGTCATCACCGCGCGGTTTATGATGCGGAAGCGACAGCAAATGTGCTCTGGAAACTGATCCAAGGGTTAGAGGAGCGTAACGTTCATAATTTAATCGAATTGAATGATTGCAGACCAAGTGAAGAATGGAAGCGTCAGCGTCCATTGCATGCGATCTTGCTTGTCAAAAATCAAGTAGGATTACGTAATCTTTATATTTTAATCTCAAAGGCGCATACTGAATACTTCCACCGGGTGCCTCGTATTCCGCGCAGCGAATTGGTCAAACACCGCGAGGGATTGGTGATCGGTTCCGCGTGCGAGCGAGGCGAGTTGTTTGAAACCGTGATGCAAAAACCGTTGGATGAAGCGGAGGAAGTCGCTAAATTTTACGATTATTTAGAGATTCAACCTACTTACTATAATCGTCATTTAATAGAAAGAGAGTTTGTCAAAGACGAACAAGCGTTGCAAGAAATAAATAGGAAGATTACGCAACTCGGTCAAAAGCTGAACAAGCCTGTTGTCGCTACGGGTAACGTCCATTACTTAGAGCCACATGAAAAGATCTATCGCCAAATATTGGTCAAAGGGATGGGCGGAGCCAGCATGTTAAACGCCGATAAGTTGCCGGACGCTTATTTCCCAACGACCAATGAGTTTTTAGATGAGTTCTCTTATTTAGGGGAGGAGTTAGCCCATCAAGTCGTTGTGCAAGGACCGCATCAGGTCAACGAGTGGATCGAAGAAGTGCATCCGGTTCCTGATAAGTTATATACGCCTGTGATTGAAGGGGCCAATGAAGATGTAGAGAGAATGAGTTATGAGCAGGCCCGTAAAATTTATGGCGAAGATTTGCCGGATCTTGTTGAAAAACGATTGAAGCGAGAATTAGGCAGTATTATTGGGCATGGTTTTGCGGTTATTTACCTGATTTCTCATAAACTTGTGAAGAAATCGCTTGATGACGGATATCTTGTTGGTTCCAGGGGTTCGGTTGGTTCCTCATTTGTGGCGACAATGATGGAAATTACCGAGGTGAATCCGCTGCCGCCGCATTACGTTTGTCCAAACTGTCAATATTCTGAATTTATTTCTGACGGATCCGTCGCTTCGGGATACGATTTAGCGGACAAAGATTGTGTCGCATGCGCAACACCCTATATGAAGGATGGACATGATATCCCGTTTGAAACGTTCCTCGGTTTTGATGGAGATAAGGTGCCGGATATTGATCTCAATTTTTCCGGTGATTATCAATCGATTGCTCATAATTATACCCGTGAGTTATTTGGCGAGAAATATGTGTATCGCGCGGGCACAATTGGTACGGTTGCTGATAAAACAGCATATGGCTTTGTGAAAAAATTTGAAGAGGAAAAAGAACTTCAACTAAAAAATACGGAAATTCTACGATTAGCGTCTGGTTGCACAGGCGTCAAACGGACAACAGGTCAGCATCCAGGCGGAATCATCGTTGTTCCGAACGATATGGACATATATGATTTCTCGCCGATTCAATACCCGGCGGATGACCGCGAGTCGGAATGGAAAACAACTCATTTTGATTTCCATTCGATTGACGAAAATTTATTGAAATTGGATATTCTCGGTCACGATGATCCGACGATGATTCGGATGTTGCAAGATTTGACAGGCATTGATCCGCTCGATATTCCGATCGATGATTCGAAAGTGATGGGAATCTTTAGCGGAACCGAACCGCTAGGGGTTACTCCGGAACAAATCAAATCTAAAATCGGTTCATTGGGAATCCCTGAATTTGGAACTCGGTTTGTGCGGCAAATGTTAGAGGCAACGGGTCCGTCGACATTTGCGGAATTGGTTCAGATTTCGGGACTATCCCATGGAACAGACGTTTGGCTGAACAACGCCCAAGAATTAATTCAAAACGGGACATGTACGCTTAAAGATGTAATCGGTTGTCGTGACGATATTATGGTTTATTTAATGTACCGTGAAGTGGAGCCAAGTATGGCCTTTAGAATTATGGAGAGTGTGCGTCGTGGACGAGGGTTGACGCCTGAAATGGAAGAAGCGATGAAACAAAATAATGTGCCGGATTGGTATATTTGGTCATGTAAACAAATTAAATATATGTTCCCGAAGGCGCACGCGACAGCCTATGTACTGATGGCGGTTCGCATTGCTTACTTTAAAGTGCATCATCCGATCGAATATTATGCCGCTTATTTTACGGTTCGGGCGGCTGATTTTGATATTCCGACCATGATTCGAGGCAGCGCGGCGATACGCAGTAAAATTGAAGAGGTTGAAAGGAAAGGACACGATGCTTCTCCGAAGGAACGAAACACGCAAACGGTGTTAGAATTGGCTTTAGAAATGTGCGAACGCGGCTTTCATTTCAAGAACATTGATCTTTATCGTTCAGACGCGACCCAATTTCTCGTCGATGGCGACGGATTACTGCCGCCGTTTAATTCTTTGCCAGGGGTTGGAACGAATGCGGCGATCAATATTGCGAAATCGCGGGAAGCGGGAGAATTCCTTTCGATAGAGGATTTACAGCAGCGTTCAAAAGTCTCCAAAACAGTTTTGGAGTTTCTTGAGGAACAAGGTTGCTTAGAAGGATTACCCGCGACGAACCAGCTATCCTTGTTTTAG
- the rimP gene encoding ribosome maturation factor RimP translates to MSKRVTSRVGELAEPILEEMNLDLIDIEFQKEGSNWFLRVFIDKEGGVDIDDCGIVSEKLSKRLDEVDPIQQAYFLEVSSPGIERPLKNEKDIHWAVGKRVNLSTYEPIENMKIFEGTLTEFDGTALSVLEGKKTYQIPYDKVAKARIAVVF, encoded by the coding sequence TTGAGTAAAAGGGTTACATCCAGAGTCGGGGAGTTAGCCGAACCGATTTTAGAAGAGATGAATTTAGATTTAATTGATATTGAGTTTCAAAAAGAAGGAAGCAACTGGTTCTTGCGCGTTTTTATCGATAAAGAGGGCGGAGTGGATATCGATGATTGCGGGATTGTCAGTGAGAAATTAAGCAAACGGTTAGACGAGGTTGATCCGATTCAACAAGCTTATTTCCTCGAAGTGTCGTCGCCTGGCATTGAGCGTCCGTTAAAAAATGAAAAGGATATCCATTGGGCTGTCGGTAAACGCGTGAATCTGAGCACATATGAGCCGATTGAAAATATGAAGATCTTTGAAGGCACATTAACGGAATTTGACGGGACGGCGTTATCGGTTTTGGAAGGGAAGAAGACCTATCAAATCCCTTACGACAAAGTGGCCAAAGCGAGGATCGCGGTTGTTTTTTAA
- the nusA gene encoding transcription termination factor NusA, which produces MNPDFIEALNDIQKEKGIDKEILIEAIEAALISGYKRNFNSAQNVRVDVNRMTGAVRVYARKTVVEEVEDARLEISLEAAQEIDPNYQLEDIVEIEVTPRDFGRIAAQTAKQVVTQRIREAERGIIFSEFIDREDDIITGIVQRQDARNYYIDLGKVEAIMPINEKMPDDDFKQGDRIKAYITKVEKTTKGPQIFVSRTHPGLLKRLFELEVPEIFDGVVELKSVAREAGDRSKIAVHSIDPNVDPVGACVGPKGVRVQTIVGELNGEKIDIVRWSEDPKEFVANALSPSKVLAVEVEEDQKVTSVVVPDYQLSLAIGKRGQNARLAAKLTSWKIDIKSESQAVKEGYEIPESAYDILESKDTRAEDEQVTE; this is translated from the coding sequence GTGAATCCAGATTTTATAGAAGCCTTAAATGACATACAGAAAGAAAAAGGGATTGATAAGGAAATCCTAATTGAGGCGATTGAAGCGGCTTTAATTTCGGGGTATAAACGAAATTTTAATTCAGCGCAAAATGTGCGGGTCGATGTTAATCGCATGACAGGCGCAGTTCGTGTTTACGCAAGAAAAACGGTTGTCGAAGAAGTCGAAGATGCTCGACTTGAAATCTCGTTGGAGGCAGCCCAAGAAATTGATCCGAATTATCAGTTGGAAGATATTGTTGAAATAGAGGTAACACCGCGCGATTTCGGTAGGATTGCCGCCCAGACAGCGAAACAGGTCGTGACGCAACGGATCCGCGAAGCGGAGCGAGGCATTATTTTTAGTGAATTCATCGATCGCGAAGATGATATTATTACAGGAATTGTACAACGTCAAGATGCCCGGAATTACTACATCGATCTAGGGAAAGTTGAAGCGATTATGCCGATCAATGAAAAGATGCCAGACGATGATTTTAAACAGGGTGATCGGATTAAAGCGTATATTACAAAAGTCGAAAAGACGACAAAAGGCCCTCAAATTTTTGTGTCGCGCACGCATCCGGGGTTGTTAAAGCGATTGTTTGAACTGGAAGTGCCTGAAATTTTTGATGGCGTTGTTGAGCTTAAATCGGTCGCTCGCGAAGCGGGTGATCGTTCTAAAATTGCTGTTCATTCGATTGATCCAAATGTAGACCCCGTAGGAGCCTGTGTAGGCCCTAAAGGTGTCCGCGTACAGACGATTGTGGGCGAATTGAATGGGGAAAAGATAGACATCGTGCGCTGGTCGGAAGACCCGAAAGAGTTTGTTGCCAACGCATTGAGCCCATCCAAAGTGCTCGCGGTTGAAGTCGAGGAGGATCAGAAGGTAACAAGCGTGGTTGTGCCTGATTATCAGCTGTCTTTAGCAATTGGAAAACGCGGTCAAAACGCCCGATTGGCGGCGAAACTTACGAGTTGGAAAATCGATATTAAAAGCGAGTCTCAGGCAGTTAAAGAAGGATATGAAATCCCTGAGTCAGCCTATGATATACTAGAGTCAAAAGACACGCGCGCTGAGGATGAACAGGTCACTGAGTAA